The proteins below come from a single Pleuronectes platessa chromosome 1, fPlePla1.1, whole genome shotgun sequence genomic window:
- the chst1 gene encoding carbohydrate sulfotransferase 1, giving the protein MHCSVKAVILLALTTIAIQYTAIRTLTSMPFQLCPLPSPQNCGQDTEPPPERAGAGGCDELPDSSVNATRKKKTHILILATTRSGSSFVGQLINQHQDVFYLFEPLYHVQNTLLPRLSTSRFATERRLMLGASRDLLRSICVCDLYFLESYIKPTPTNHTTDKLFRRGVSRALCQQPVCDAFGPADVNVEEGDCIKKCPNLNMTLATEACREKRNVALKIVRVPEVEDLRALVEDPRLNIKVIQLVRDPRGILSSRIETFRDAYRLWRIWRATGRRPYNLDMSTFTVLCEDFLNSVSTGLSHPHWLKGKYMLVRYEDLARSPLVKTREIYDFLGLSLDKNVKDWIQANTQGTNEPSTKHKFGTMRDSAANAESWRLKLSYDMVEYTQTVCQKVLHQLGYKAVRSPEELKNMSLSLVQDRTFLPVL; this is encoded by the coding sequence ATGCACTGTTCCGTGAAGGCAGTGATTCTGCTGGCTCTGACCACCATCGCCATCCAGTACACGGCCATCCGGACCCTCACCTCCATGCCTTTCCAGCTCTGCCCGCTGCCCAGCCCCCAGAACTGCGGCCAGGACACGGAGCCCCCCCCTGAGCGGGCCGGAGCCGGAGGCTGCGATGAACTCCCCGACTCGTCCGTCAATGCCACgcgtaaaaaaaaaacccacatcctgatcctggccaCCACTCGCAGCGGCTCGTCCTTCGTGGGCCAGCTGATCAACCAGCACCAGGACGTGTTCTACCTGTTTGAGCCGCTCTACCACGTCCAGAACACGCTGCTGCCGCGCCTGTCCACCAGCCGCTTCGCCACCGAGCGCCGTCTGATGCTGGGGGCCAGTCGGGACCTCCTGCGCAGCATCTGTGTTTGCGATCTTTATTTCCTGGAGAGCTATATCAAACCGACGCCCACCAACCACACCACGGACAAACTGTTTCGCCGCGGCGTCAGCCGAGCGTTGTGCCAGCAACCCGTGTGTGATGCCTTTGGCCCTGCGGACGTCAATGTGGAGGAAGGGGACTGCATCAAGAAGTGTCCTAATCTGAACATGACCTTAGCCACGGAGGCGTGCCGCGAGAAACGGAACGTGGCTCTCAAAATTGTCCGCGTGCCGGAGGTTGAAGATCTCCGAGCTTTGGTGGAGGACCCGCGGCTGAACATCAAAGTCATTCAGCTGGTCAGAGACCCGCGAGGAATCCTGTCTTCCCGGATCGAGACTTTCAGGGACGCGTATCGTCTGTGGCGGATCTGGAGGGCCACGGGGAGACGGCCCTACAACCTGGACATGAGCACGTTCACTGTCCTCTGTGAAGACTTCCTCAACTCGGTGTCCACTGGTCTCAGCCATCCCCACTGGCTCAAAGGGAAGTACATGTTGGTTCGCTACGAAGATCTGGCGAGAAGCCCGCTGGTCAAGACGAGGGAGATCTACGACTTCCTGGGGCTGTCGCTGGATAAGAACGTGAAGGACTGGATACAGGCGAACACTCAGGGCACCAACGAGCCCTCCACCAAACACAAGTTTGGCACCATGAGGGACTCGGCGGCGAACGCGGAGAGCTGGCGTTTGAAACTGTCGTACGACATGGTGGAGTACACGCAGACCGTGTGTCAGAAGGTGCTCCACCAGCTGGGGTACAAAGCTGTGAGGTCACCCGAGGAGCTGAAGAACATGTCCCTGTCTCTGGTGCAGGACAGAACCTTTCTACCTGTTTTGTAA